A genomic region of Janthinobacterium lividum contains the following coding sequences:
- a CDS encoding CysB family HTH-type transcriptional regulator: protein MNLHQLRFVREAVRQNYNLTDAAKALFTSQPGVSKAIIELEEELGVDIFTRHGKRIRGLTEPGRLVLESVELIMQEIDSMKRIGKEFAAQDSGSFTIATTHTQARYTLPKVVQAFMLKFPKVRLSLLQGNPRQIAEMVQRDQADLAIATESIAAIDGLITLPCYQWEHVVVVPVDHPLLKSKSVTLEEIAAFPLITYDSAFAGRNKIDHAFVLRGLKPDILLEAIDADVIKTYVELGMGIGIIAGMAFDAERDKGLRAIPVGHLFGMNVSRVAVKQGAYLRSYIYTFIELLTPTLNRKLIEQAMSGDKEHYEL from the coding sequence ATGAATCTCCATCAATTGCGCTTCGTGCGCGAAGCGGTCCGGCAGAATTACAACCTGACGGACGCCGCCAAGGCCTTGTTTACGTCGCAACCGGGCGTATCGAAAGCCATCATCGAGCTGGAGGAAGAGCTGGGCGTGGATATTTTTACGCGCCACGGCAAGCGCATCCGCGGCTTGACGGAGCCGGGCCGCCTGGTGCTGGAGTCCGTCGAGCTGATCATGCAGGAAATCGACAGCATGAAGCGCATCGGCAAGGAATTCGCGGCGCAGGACAGCGGCAGCTTTACCATTGCCACCACGCATACGCAGGCGCGCTACACCTTGCCGAAGGTGGTGCAAGCCTTCATGTTGAAGTTTCCGAAGGTAAGATTGTCTTTGCTGCAAGGCAACCCGCGCCAGATCGCCGAAATGGTGCAGCGCGACCAGGCCGACCTGGCCATCGCCACGGAATCGATCGCCGCCATCGATGGCTTGATCACCTTGCCATGCTATCAGTGGGAGCACGTGGTGGTGGTGCCGGTCGACCATCCGCTGCTCAAGTCGAAGTCCGTGACCCTGGAAGAAATCGCCGCCTTCCCCCTGATTACCTATGACAGCGCGTTTGCCGGACGTAACAAGATCGACCACGCTTTCGTGCTGCGCGGCCTGAAGCCTGACATCTTGCTCGAAGCCATCGATGCGGATGTGATCAAGACTTATGTCGAGTTGGGCATGGGGATTGGTATCATAGCGGGTATGGCCTTCGATGCCGAGCGCGACAAAGGCTTGCGCGCCATCCCTGTCGGCCACCTGTTCGGCATGAATGTGTCGCGCGTGGCTGTCAAGCAAGGCGCGTATTTGCGCAGCTATATTTATACCTTTATCGAGTTGCTGACGCCGACCCTGAACCGCAAGCTCATCGAGCAGGCGATGAGCGGTGATAAAGAGCACTACGAACTATAA
- a CDS encoding class I SAM-dependent methyltransferase: protein MITDQLAKYYATIAQQYERVYDKPERQEDLEVLRDKVADVLEGHTVLELACGTGYWTEVVAESAESVLATDINDEMLALAQARGLPDNVTFAKLDAFNLPDDLLGKFTAVFAGFWWSHVKREDQDKYLKQLRSKLGKDILLVLIDNSYVDGSSTVIARTDLEGNTHQFRTTDGGERYEVLKNFPSDSHLRKKFAHSAREIRMKRLEYYWLLSCRLK from the coding sequence ATGATTACCGATCAGCTTGCCAAATATTACGCCACCATCGCGCAGCAGTACGAGCGCGTCTATGACAAGCCCGAACGCCAGGAAGACCTGGAAGTGTTGCGCGACAAGGTCGCCGACGTGCTGGAAGGCCACACCGTGCTGGAACTGGCTTGCGGCACCGGCTACTGGACGGAAGTGGTCGCCGAGTCGGCCGAGTCCGTGCTGGCTACCGACATCAACGATGAAATGCTGGCGCTGGCCCAGGCGCGCGGCTTGCCCGACAACGTCACCTTCGCCAAGCTCGACGCGTTCAACTTGCCAGACGATTTGCTGGGCAAGTTCACGGCCGTATTTGCCGGCTTCTGGTGGTCGCACGTCAAGCGTGAAGACCAGGACAAATACCTGAAGCAATTGCGCAGCAAGCTGGGCAAGGACATCCTGCTGGTACTGATCGACAATTCCTATGTCGATGGCAGCAGCACCGTTATCGCGCGCACCGACCTGGAAGGCAATACCCACCAGTTCCGCACGACGGATGGGGGCGAGCGCTATGAAGTGCTGAAGAATTTCCCGTCGGATAGCCACCTGCGCAAGAAGTTCGCCCATTCGGCCCGCGAAATCCGCATGAAGCGCCTGGAATACTACTGGCTGCTGAGCTGCCGCCTGAAGTAA
- a CDS encoding porin — protein sequence MKKITLAALIIGTFAAATAQAQSNVTVYGLVDLGIAKTTGQPTVQRENNASRLGFKGTEDLGGGLSAIFNLESEFLADTGAQKGVLFDRQAYVGLKGAFGTAILGRTKNLVDGTIARVDPFNTYGVVGKNNETLLRSGVGTSRVNNAVTYNSPSFEGFVGSLQYVLSEVNSADAGVIGLATYDNGPISLHAGYEKAVQATATAAKPDLWSIGGGYKFGPAKITAAYSKGDTKVATTGEFKSYLIGLNYTVGGGDAKVSYGKQEQSNNKFKDQDTIKEFGVGYDYHLSKRTDVYAYAGRERVKSLTSYQIGLAHKF from the coding sequence GTGAAAAAAATTACTCTGGCAGCATTGATCATCGGCACCTTCGCAGCAGCTACGGCACAAGCACAATCGAACGTCACCGTGTATGGCTTGGTTGACCTCGGTATTGCCAAGACCACTGGCCAGCCGACGGTACAACGCGAAAACAATGCGTCGCGCCTCGGTTTCAAGGGTACGGAAGATCTGGGTGGCGGTCTGTCCGCAATTTTCAACCTGGAAAGTGAATTCCTGGCCGATACCGGCGCGCAAAAAGGCGTGTTATTCGACCGTCAAGCTTACGTGGGCTTGAAAGGCGCGTTTGGTACCGCCATCCTGGGCCGCACCAAGAACCTGGTCGATGGCACCATCGCCCGCGTCGATCCATTCAACACCTACGGCGTGGTCGGCAAGAACAATGAAACCCTGCTGCGTTCGGGCGTCGGCACATCGCGCGTCAACAACGCCGTGACCTACAACAGCCCAAGCTTTGAAGGTTTCGTGGGCAGCCTGCAATACGTGCTGAGCGAAGTCAACAGCGCTGACGCAGGCGTGATCGGCCTGGCAACCTACGACAATGGCCCGATCAGCTTGCACGCCGGCTACGAAAAAGCCGTGCAAGCAACGGCAACGGCCGCCAAGCCTGACCTGTGGTCCATCGGTGGCGGCTATAAATTCGGCCCAGCCAAGATCACGGCCGCCTACTCGAAAGGCGACACCAAAGTTGCCACGACCGGCGAATTCAAGTCCTACCTGATCGGCCTGAACTACACGGTTGGCGGCGGCGATGCCAAAGTGTCGTATGGCAAGCAAGAGCAAAGCAACAACAAGTTCAAGGATCAGGATACCATCAAGGAATTCGGCGTCGGCTACGACTACCACCTGTCGAAGCGCACCGACGTGTACGCTTACGCTGGCCGCGAGCGCGTCAAATCGCTGACCTCGTACCAGATCGGCCTGGCACACAAATTCTAA
- a CDS encoding PAS domain-containing sensor histidine kinase yields the protein MPDRGSSTLLRILPLGMAAALLLCLFPPLKALRQRQARGQAIIDSASDAIISIDSGQIILHANAAAARLFDDTPGGMRGMRLGHYILRDLRTLDGLGKHDGDPPFGDISQELRLTGRRATDYTLTGRRSDGAMFPLEGSLSAMQEDGHSVFTIIVRDISARQQMHEQLARSFSQLRELSSALQSIREEERKHIARELHDDLGQLLATLRVDLTLVRQHTDTTASLQALLHSMDGLLVTAITSLRRIASNLRPRALDEGGLYFALQKLRHDFLLRRAIHFDLLADEADLVLDDARSTAIYRIVQEALTNIARHAEASHITIALHRIDSSLAITIQDDGRGIAEHDLEKATALGLLGMRERVWGLNGSIHIGADSELGGTRIDISLPMHAEAAAAAAMQ from the coding sequence ATGCCTGACCGAGGCAGTTCCACACTGCTGCGCATCCTGCCACTGGGCATGGCGGCAGCGCTTTTGCTGTGCTTGTTTCCTCCCCTGAAAGCCCTCCGGCAACGGCAGGCGCGTGGCCAGGCCATCATCGATAGCGCCAGCGACGCCATCATCAGCATCGACAGCGGGCAAATCATCCTGCATGCGAACGCGGCGGCAGCCAGGTTGTTCGATGACACACCAGGCGGCATGCGCGGCATGCGCCTGGGCCACTACATCCTGCGCGACTTGCGTACCCTTGACGGCCTGGGCAAGCACGATGGCGATCCGCCGTTTGGCGACATCAGCCAGGAGCTGCGCCTGACGGGCCGGCGCGCCACCGATTACACCTTGACGGGCCGGCGCAGCGATGGCGCCATGTTTCCCCTCGAAGGTTCGCTCTCGGCCATGCAGGAAGACGGCCATAGCGTGTTTACCATCATCGTGCGCGATATCAGTGCGCGCCAGCAAATGCATGAACAGCTGGCCCGCTCCTTTTCGCAACTGCGCGAATTGTCGAGCGCGCTGCAATCCATCCGCGAAGAGGAGCGCAAGCATATCGCACGCGAACTGCATGATGACCTGGGGCAGCTGCTGGCCACCTTGCGCGTCGACCTGACCCTGGTGCGCCAGCACACGGATACCACCGCATCCTTGCAAGCACTGCTGCACAGCATGGACGGCTTGCTGGTGACGGCCATCACCTCGCTGCGGCGCATCGCCAGCAACCTGCGTCCGCGCGCGCTCGATGAAGGGGGCTTATATTTTGCGCTACAAAAACTGCGGCACGACTTCCTGCTGCGCCGCGCCATCCATTTCGACTTGCTGGCCGACGAAGCCGACCTCGTGCTCGACGATGCGCGCAGCACGGCCATCTATCGCATCGTGCAGGAAGCGCTGACGAATATCGCGCGCCATGCCGAGGCCAGCCACATCACCATCGCTCTGCACCGCATCGATTCCTCGCTCGCCATCACCATCCAGGATGACGGCCGCGGCATTGCCGAACACGACCTGGAAAAAGCCACGGCCCTGGGCTTGCTGGGCATGCGCGAACGGGTGTGGGGCTTGAACGGCAGCATCCATATCGGCGCCGATAGCGAATTGGGTGGCACGCGAATCGACATCTCGCTGCCCATGCATGCGGAGGCGGCAGCAGCAGCGGCGATGCAATAA
- a CDS encoding LytR/AlgR family response regulator transcription factor, with protein sequence MPTAIIADDERLMRDQLRLRLGQAWPELEIIGEAKNGDEAIELVEQLKPDFAFLDIRMPGKTGMEAAQVIGGKTHIVFVTAYDTHAVEAFERGAVDYVLKPPEHERLLVTVERLKTHLNKPALDVNSSVTAMLSQLAEKITAKPTYLQWIQASIGQDLRMIPVEEILFFRSDEKYTCVQTAKYEALIRKPVRDLAEELDPSLFWQIHRATLVNVNAIEGVTRDIRGRHLVLIKGKSDKLEVSRSFLHLFKQM encoded by the coding sequence ATGCCTACCGCTATTATTGCCGACGACGAAAGACTGATGCGCGACCAGCTGCGCCTGCGCCTGGGCCAAGCCTGGCCTGAACTGGAAATCATCGGCGAAGCCAAGAATGGCGACGAAGCGATCGAACTGGTGGAGCAACTCAAGCCGGACTTTGCCTTCCTCGATATCCGCATGCCGGGCAAGACAGGCATGGAAGCAGCGCAAGTGATTGGCGGCAAGACGCATATCGTCTTCGTCACGGCCTATGATACCCACGCCGTCGAAGCCTTCGAGCGGGGCGCCGTCGACTACGTGCTCAAGCCGCCCGAGCATGAGCGCTTGCTGGTCACGGTGGAGCGCCTGAAAACCCACTTGAACAAGCCGGCCCTGGACGTCAACAGCAGCGTCACGGCCATGCTGTCGCAACTGGCGGAAAAAATCACGGCCAAGCCCACGTATCTGCAATGGATACAGGCCAGTATCGGCCAGGACTTGCGCATGATCCCCGTGGAAGAGATTCTGTTCTTCCGTTCTGACGAGAAATACACCTGCGTGCAGACAGCCAAGTATGAGGCGCTGATCCGCAAGCCCGTGCGCGACCTGGCCGAAGAGCTCGATCCTTCGCTGTTCTGGCAAATCCACCGCGCCACACTGGTCAATGTGAATGCCATCGAAGGCGTGACGCGCGACATCCGCGGCCGCCACCTGGTGCTCATCAAAGGCAAGTCCGACAAGCTCGAAGTGAGCCGCAGCTTCCTGCACCTGTTCAAGCAAATGTAA
- a CDS encoding sensor histidine kinase, with translation MLPISSLPQLLKTILAWLQRAFDATTTWVTQLSWWKFFLFAALALIAGSILQDELFSSSPDEEVVIKSHKRSSKGSGETNILIDDTGIHFNPRNSKNRRSSSADPADAAEADAQAGAVPPEPPEPPAAPAKPSYPVTTNASGEEVHIELPPQIGEELSNAIEEAVDDAAEQKVSRYHQQASTWFKSFVSLLVLALFAMKALVGGKKRAEAETVTANEAAERESMQRQLSEAKMQMMQAQVEPHFLFNTLASVEHLIQVDPPRAAKMQRSLIQYLRAVLPQMRDNALITNLGREADMVQAYLNLLKMRMEERLTVDFQIPDGLRSAAFPPMMLQSMVENAIKHGLEVKPEGGTLRIVAEVAHSKLRVTVTDDGLGFGVVPSDGTGLGLPTIRERLKLLHGDQGSLTITPNQPSGVCAVIEVPYQLSK, from the coding sequence ATGCTTCCGATTTCCAGCCTGCCCCAATTGTTGAAAACCATCCTCGCTTGGTTGCAACGGGCATTCGACGCGACGACGACCTGGGTTACCCAACTGTCCTGGTGGAAATTCTTCCTGTTCGCTGCACTGGCACTGATCGCCGGCTCCATTTTGCAAGATGAGCTGTTCTCGTCCAGCCCGGACGAGGAAGTGGTCATCAAGTCGCATAAACGCAGCAGCAAGGGCTCGGGTGAAACCAATATCCTGATCGACGATACGGGCATTCACTTCAATCCCCGCAACAGCAAGAACCGCCGTAGCAGCTCGGCCGATCCAGCCGATGCGGCCGAGGCAGACGCACAAGCCGGTGCCGTGCCGCCCGAACCGCCTGAACCACCGGCGGCCCCTGCCAAACCCAGCTATCCAGTAACGACGAATGCCTCGGGCGAAGAAGTCCATATTGAATTGCCGCCGCAAATCGGCGAAGAGCTGTCGAATGCTATTGAAGAAGCGGTCGATGATGCGGCAGAACAAAAAGTGTCGCGCTATCACCAGCAGGCATCGACCTGGTTCAAGAGCTTTGTGTCCTTGCTGGTATTGGCCCTGTTTGCCATGAAAGCCCTGGTTGGCGGCAAGAAACGTGCGGAAGCGGAAACTGTCACGGCAAACGAGGCCGCCGAGCGCGAATCCATGCAGCGCCAGCTCAGCGAGGCGAAGATGCAGATGATGCAGGCGCAAGTCGAGCCGCACTTCCTGTTCAACACACTGGCCTCCGTCGAACACCTGATCCAGGTCGATCCGCCGCGCGCGGCCAAGATGCAGCGCAGCCTGATCCAGTATCTGCGCGCCGTGCTGCCGCAAATGCGCGACAACGCCCTGATTACCAACCTGGGCCGCGAAGCGGATATGGTGCAAGCGTACTTGAACCTGCTGAAAATGCGCATGGAAGAACGCCTGACCGTCGATTTCCAGATTCCAGACGGCCTGCGCAGCGCCGCCTTCCCGCCCATGATGCTGCAATCGATGGTAGAGAATGCCATCAAACACGGACTGGAAGTCAAACCGGAAGGCGGCACCCTGCGCATCGTGGCAGAAGTGGCGCACAGCAAGCTGCGCGTCACGGTGACCGATGACGGCCTCGGCTTTGGCGTGGTACCCAGCGATGGCACGGGACTCGGTTTGCCCACCATCCGTGAGCGCCTGAAGCTGCTGCATGGCGACCAGGGCAGCCTGACCATTACGCCTAATCAACCGTCCGGCGTATGCGCCGTGATCGAAGTGCCATATCAATTGTCCAAATAA
- a CDS encoding leucine-rich repeat-containing protein kinase family protein: MHTLEQLRAGQLAGLRRLKLSCGLTDFPREIFDLADSLEILDLSGNALSTLPDDLPRLHKLRIIFCSDNLFTTLPVVLGSCEELSMIGFKANRIRHVPAAALPARLRWLTLTDNAIEALPDELGKCSELQKLMLAGNCLDSLPASLTNCCRLELVRIAANRFTALPDCLLSLPRLSWLAYAGNPCTEARELAALAGTAAAGVAWQRLALAQQLGEGASGVIYRACLDGADDVAVKVFKGAMTSDGLPRSEMAACVGAGAHPGLIPILGTLDAHPQGAMGLVMPLIDAAFRNLAGPPSLESCTRDVYADDARFTPPQALAIAHGIASAVCQLHARGIVHGDLYAHNILHADAGTSLLGDFGAASMFVPGSPRGDLLQGIEARAFGVLLGELIAHCATPLPALQVMMDACLQEEALQRPSFNVIERALRDMLPA; the protein is encoded by the coding sequence GTGCATACACTGGAGCAATTACGGGCTGGCCAACTGGCCGGTCTGCGCCGCCTGAAGCTATCCTGCGGCTTGACGGACTTCCCCCGCGAAATCTTCGACCTGGCCGACAGCCTGGAAATCCTCGACCTCTCGGGCAACGCGCTGTCCACTTTACCCGACGATCTGCCGCGCTTGCACAAGCTGCGCATCATTTTTTGCTCGGACAACCTGTTCACCACCTTGCCTGTCGTGCTGGGGAGCTGCGAAGAACTGAGCATGATCGGTTTCAAGGCGAACCGGATCCGCCACGTGCCTGCTGCCGCCTTGCCAGCCAGGCTGCGCTGGCTGACCCTGACCGACAATGCCATCGAAGCCTTGCCGGACGAACTGGGCAAGTGCAGTGAGCTGCAGAAACTCATGTTGGCGGGAAATTGCCTGGACAGTTTGCCCGCTTCGTTGACGAACTGCTGCCGTCTGGAACTGGTACGTATCGCCGCCAACCGTTTTACGGCGCTGCCCGACTGCCTGCTGTCCCTGCCACGCCTGAGCTGGCTCGCGTATGCGGGCAATCCCTGCACGGAAGCGCGGGAACTGGCGGCCTTGGCCGGTACGGCTGCGGCAGGCGTGGCATGGCAGCGCCTGGCATTGGCGCAGCAGCTGGGCGAGGGCGCATCGGGGGTGATTTACCGTGCCTGTCTGGATGGCGCGGATGATGTCGCCGTCAAAGTGTTCAAGGGGGCGATGACCAGCGACGGCTTGCCGCGCAGTGAAATGGCCGCCTGCGTCGGCGCCGGTGCGCACCCGGGCCTGATTCCCATCCTCGGGACGCTCGATGCGCATCCGCAAGGGGCAATGGGACTCGTCATGCCGCTCATCGACGCGGCCTTTCGCAACCTGGCGGGACCGCCGAGCCTGGAATCGTGCACGCGCGACGTGTATGCCGATGACGCGCGCTTTACCCCTCCGCAAGCGCTGGCCATTGCCCATGGCATCGCTTCGGCCGTGTGCCAGCTGCACGCGCGCGGCATCGTGCATGGCGACTTGTATGCACACAATATCCTGCATGCGGACGCTGGTACCTCCCTGCTGGGCGACTTTGGCGCGGCGTCCATGTTTGTGCCGGGCTCGCCGCGCGGGGACTTGCTGCAGGGCATAGAGGCGCGTGCCTTTGGCGTGCTGCTGGGCGAACTGATCGCGCATTGTGCGACGCCTTTGCCGGCCCTGCAAGTCATGATGGACGCTTGCCTGCAGGAAGAAGCATTGCAGCGGCCCAGCTTTAATGTGATCGAACGGGCCTTGCGGGACATGCTCCCCGCATAA